From the genome of Pseudomonas sp. FP453:
CGTCAGCGGGCAGGCCGTCGATCACCGAACGCGCTTGTTTGCTCGAACCGCCGAAGGACATTTGCAAGGTCAGCTTGTCATTCGGGTGCTCGGCGTCCCAGTGCTTCTGGAACGCAGCGTTGTAGTCCTTGTAGAAATCGCGCATCACGTCGTAGGAGACGTTAAGCAGTGTCACGGGGGCAGCCTGGACGGCGCCCGCCAGGGCAAGACCGGCGGCCAGTAGGGAGGCGCTTACGAGTTTTTTCACTGCTCATTCCTTGTTGTTCGAGAAGATGACGGCAATTTGCCAGCGACTATAGCCGGGCCTGCATAGACGTTTAAAGATTAAAACGCACTTTGCTTATTCCACTTTACGAAAAAGATTACTCCCACAGCGTGCGCAGAATGCCGCGTTGGGCTCATGGCTGCTTTTCTTGCACACCGGGCAGTCGTGTTGCAGCTGCTCACCGCGCATGGCACTGGCCAGTTCGGCGGTGAAAATCCCGGTGGGCACGGCAATGATCGAATAACCGGTGATCATCACCAGCGAAGAAATCACCTGGCCCAAGGGCGTCTTCGGCACGATATCGCCAAAGCCCACGGTGGTCAGGGTCACGATGGCCCAGTAGATGCCCTTGGGAATGCTGGTAAAGCCGTGTTCCGGGCCTTCGATCACGTACATCAGGGTGCCGAACACCGTCACCAGGGTGCACACGCTGACCAGGAACACCACGATCTTCTGCTTGCTGCCGCGCAGCGCCGCCATCAGGTAGTTGGCCTGCTTGAGGTAGGGGCTGAGCTTGAGCACACGGAAGATGCGCAGCATGCGGATGATGCGGATGATCAACAGGTACTGCGCGTCGCTGTAATACAGGGCGAGGATGCCCGGCACGATGGCCAGCAAGTCCACCAGCCCGTAAAAGCTGAAGGCATAGCGCAACGGCTTGGGCGAGCAATACAGCCGCAGCCCGTACTCGATGGCGAAGATGATGGTGAAGCCCCACTCGATGTAGGCCAGCACGTCGGCGTAGTTCTGGTGCACCTCGTCGATGCTGTCGAGCATCACGATCACCAGGGTGGCGAGGATGATCAGCAGCAAGATGCCGTCAAAGCGCCGCCCGG
Proteins encoded in this window:
- a CDS encoding ion transporter; translation: MDSNNDWRQRLYVMIFQTDTNAGRRFDGILLLIILATLVIVMLDSIDEVHQNYADVLAYIEWGFTIIFAIEYGLRLYCSPKPLRYAFSFYGLVDLLAIVPGILALYYSDAQYLLIIRIIRMLRIFRVLKLSPYLKQANYLMAALRGSKQKIVVFLVSVCTLVTVFGTLMYVIEGPEHGFTSIPKGIYWAIVTLTTVGFGDIVPKTPLGQVISSLVMITGYSIIAVPTGIFTAELASAMRGEQLQHDCPVCKKSSHEPNAAFCARCGSNLFRKVE